The stretch of DNA GTATTCACCAGAAAAAGATCCTGCTTTTCCTCCTACAACAAGGACTGGGCGCTTCTCGCTGTACTCCTTCATGTGGATTCCGCCCCTGTACCCGATATCGCATTTTACGAATACCTCTCCTCCACGCATACTGTGTGCAGTGGCATCTCCCGCACTTCCGTGAATGACGATTTTGCCTGAGTCCATGGTGTTTCCGGGGGCATGGTCGCAGTTTCCGTGAACTATAATAGTCGGGCCGCACATGAACATGCCGAGATCTCCCCCGGGAACGCCGTTGACCGTAATCTCGACGTCACCACCCCTGATTCCGTTTCCGATAAATCTCTGGCCGCAGATATTGTTCAGGATGATCTTCTTTTTTCCTTCTGCGATGAGTTCCCTGATCCTGATATTCAGCGGAGTATAATGTAGATTCTTTGCATCGATAGTTACTGGTTCCATGTTCATGCTCCTATTGGCTTAATATCAAGGACATTCAGCATCTCTTCGTCGAGCATGTAGCCCCGGAGCCTGTCGCGGTTTCCTCTCAGGCTTTCAAGCGAGTTGATTCCTGCGGCACCCATAAGTTCCGCGAGTTCGAGAGTCCATCCTTTGATGAGGTTTGCGACATTCTTTGATGCTTCGTCCGGATTTATCCGGCTGACGAGTTCGGGTTTCTGCGTGGCGATACCCCACGGACAGAGTCCCCTGTAGCATGATCCGCAGACCCTGCAGCCCATTGCGAT from Methanolacinia petrolearia DSM 11571 encodes:
- a CDS encoding GltB/FmdC/FwdC-like GXGXG domain-containing protein; amino-acid sequence: MEPVTIDAKNLHYTPLNIRIRELIAEGKKKIILNNICGQRFIGNGIRGGDVEITVNGVPGGDLGMFMCGPTIIVHGNCDHAPGNTMDSGKIVIHGSAGDATAHSMRGGEVFVKCDIGYRGGIHMKEYSEKRPVLVVGGKAGSFSGEYMAGGLLIILGINREAPVKGKGIGSGIHGGKIIIRGDIDEKLLGIGAKKEQLTEDDRKDLEKYLKEYCRLFDYDYIELSESVYTKIVPASARPFAGKYCWE